Proteins co-encoded in one Arachis hypogaea cultivar Tifrunner chromosome 11, arahy.Tifrunner.gnm2.J5K5, whole genome shotgun sequence genomic window:
- the LOC112722733 gene encoding uncharacterized protein, which yields MNAIMSLSPSTNTIITSSYLSPHCYYSYKAKPNPNFNFNAFFYFSLSHHHSRLAHWNTAAPKPFPSRRTWLYGHMKRDQEPGYEFDDVLGLYGSDDELGKQIPTQAQSVVEGSGSVMVSEFKPVPDVDYLQELLAIQQQGPRAIGFFGTRNMGFMHQELIEILSYAMVITKNHIFTSGASGTNAAVIRGALRAEKPELLTVILPQSLSKQPPESQELLSKVKNVIEKPYNDHLPLIEASRLCNMDIISHVQQVICFAFHDSRLLMETCQEAKNLRKIVTLFYLD from the exons ATGAACGCAATTATGTCTCTAAGTCCTTCCACCAATACCATCATCACTTCCTCTTATCTCTCCCCACATTGCTATTATTCCTACAAAGCCAAGCCAAaccctaattttaatttcaatgccTTCTTttacttctctctctctcaccaccacaGCCGCCTCGCTCACTGGAACACCGCTGCTCCCAAACCATTTCCTTCTAGACGGAcg TGGCTTTATGGACACATGAAGAGGGATCAAGAGCCAGGTTACGAATTCGATGACGTGTTAGGCTTATATGGTTCTGACGATGAACTAGGCAAACAAATTCCCACTCAGGCTCAATCTGTTGTCGAAGGATCAGGGTCAGTTATGGTATCTGAGTTCAAGCCTGTTCCTGATGTTGATTATCTCCAG GAGTTACTGGCCATTCAACAGCAAGGACctagagctattggcttttttggaACACGGAACATGGGATTCATGCACCAGGAATTAATTGAGATTCTTAGCTATGCTATGGTTATAACG AAAAATCACATATTTACATCTGGAGCATCTGGGACTAATGCAGCTGTTATTCGAGGTGCTTTACGGGCTGAGAAACCAGAGTTGCTTACAGTTATATTGCCTCAAAGTTTAAGCAAACAGCCTCCTGAGAGTCAGGAGCTGTTGTCAAAA GTGAAAAATGTGATAGAGAAGCCCTACAATGATCATCTACCTCTGATAGAAGCAAGCAG GCTATGCAATATGGACATCATTTCTCACGTCCAGCAAGTCATTTGTTTTGCTTTCCATGATAGTAGGTTGCTAATGGAAACTTGTCAGGAAGCCAAAAATTTAAGGAAGATCGTGACTCTCTTCTACCTTGACTGA
- the LOC112721865 gene encoding uncharacterized protein, which translates to MTSPKNVKDIQKLTGRLMALSRFLGASAQKAIPFFKLMKKGAPFKWETECEEAFQHFKRVLAEPPILAKPQTGETLYLYLSITEEALAAALICENEKKEQKPVYFISRVLQDAEARYSRLEKLAFTLLTASRRLRQYFQAHSVMVRTDQAVKQVLQKPDLAGRMLAWSIELSQFDIRFEPRYAIKAQAMADFIAEMTPGNSTPESWRLHVDGSSNITSGSAGVILESQNGVVIEQSVRYDFPVSNNQAKYEALLAGLALAREVGAKILEVNTDSQVVSSQINGDYQTRDPLLQQYLAKVNKLKEGFEHITIQHVPRERNARADLLSKLASTKPGHGSKSLIQEVVKSPSVSTTTNAHLTLSNQGSLTHPILQYLLEGTLPPDPKEGKRIKREAANYTIVAGQLYKHGFSQPLLKCIEPGDTEYILCEIHEGCCGHHVGGTPISTKPPLTSSASYRQNGRSAPGVSTSSGLSLRHPVNSGTSSSP; encoded by the exons ATGACGAGCCCAAAAAATGTTAAAGACATCCAAAAGCTCACCGGCCGATTGATGGCGTTATCACGCTTTCTCGGGGCATCGGCCCAAAAGGCGATCCCCTTCttcaaattaatgaaaaaagGAGCCCCTTTCAAGTGGGAAACGgaatgcgaagaagcattccaacaTTTCAAGAGAGTCTTAGCGGAACCACCAATCCTCGCCAAACCCCAAACAGGGGAAACACTCTACCtatacctctccataacggaGGAGGCACTCGCAGCAGCGCTCATCTGTGAAAAcgagaaaaaagaacaaaaacctGTATACTTCATAAGCAGAGTCTTACAGGATGCGGAAGCTCGCTACTCACGCTTAGAAAAACTAGCCTTCACACTCCTTACAGCCTCCCGACGCCTACGACAATACTTCCAGGCCCATTCTGTGATGGTTCGAACCGACCAGGCGGTTAAGCAGGTACTACAAAAACCCGACCTAGCAGGCagaatgctagcatggtccatcgAACTATCCCAGTTCGATATCAGGTTTGAACCCCGATACGCGATCAAAGCACAAGccatggccgactttatcgccgaAATGACACCAGGAAACTCCACCCCCGAATCATGGAGGCTACACGTTGACGGCTCCTCGAACATCACTTCCGGAAGCGCCGGAGTCATTCTTGAAAGCCAAAATGGAGTCGTGATCGAACAGTCAGTACGATACGATTTCCCggtctcaaacaaccaggcaaaaTACGAGGCCCTCTTAGCAGGCCTAGCTTTAGCCCGGGAGGTCGGAGCAAAAATCCTAGAGGTAAATACCGATTCCCAAGTAGTCAGCTCCCAAATTAACGGAGACTACCAGACACGAGATCCCCTACTCCAACAATACCTCGCCAAggtaaacaaattaaaagaaggaTTCGAGCACATCACCATACAGCACGTTCCTAGGGAACGAAACGCAAGGGCAGACCTACTTtctaaactagccagcaccaaacccggACACGGTAGCAAATCACTAATCCAGGAAGTCGTCAAGTCACCTTCCGTGTCAACGACAACCAACGCTCATCTGACATTGTCAAACCAGGGGTCCTTAACCCACCCTATCCTACAGTACCTCCTCGAGGGAACACTGCCGCCAGACCCCAAAGAGGGAAAGCGAATAAAAAGGGAAGCCGCCAACTATACTATTGTCGCAGGACAACTATACAAACACGGATTCTCGCAACCCCTGCTCAAATGTATTGAACCCGGGGACACGGAGTACATACTCTGCGAAATCCACGAAGGCTGCTGCGGCCACCACGTCGGAG GTACGCCAATATCCACCAAGCCGCCCCTCACCAGCTCAGCATCATATCGGCAGAACGGCCGTTCGGCACCTGGGGTATCAACCTCGTCGGGCCTTTCCCTACGGCACCCGGTCAACTCAGGTACctcatcgtcgccatag